Proteins co-encoded in one Podarcis muralis chromosome 12, rPodMur119.hap1.1, whole genome shotgun sequence genomic window:
- the LOC114607649 gene encoding patched domain-containing protein 3-like gives MAPQNCHTDCVERPLSRALRDLGGLVGAHPWPFLLVPVALSAALGAGFVFLSSLEDNDIEGQFTPLGGPAKGERRFVQAHFLTDDARRFSAERLSTEGSFASLLAVARGGGSLLTREAFAELLALDQAVRGLRSPDGAALSFAQLCARSSPGHNCSSANPLLSLVQGDPAGIQALLPDLTFPLYVPPLTANPLFLPPFLGGLDLGPGDGPARPVRAAKALRLFYYLQEDEASRRNDSALWLRTFLERIPGVLKSLNLATIQVAYFTSLSRQEEFEKNTKEVVPLFSITYTLTITFSIISCSRLDCVRTKVWVAAFGVLSAGLSVVSSFGLLLFCGEPFVVTVANSPFLILGVGVDDMFILVSCWQQTKVKDSVRERMADTYGKAAVSITITTLTDVLAFYIGIATPFQSVQAFCIYTGTAFVFCYLYNLTFLGAILALNGRREESNRHWLTFMKVNNEPQDSQGCTYNMCCVGGSFDESTGAETEHPMNGFFRKYYGPFLMHSWTKVLVVVLYLIYLGISIFGCTQVQEGIDLRNLASDNSYVIQYYEWEKEYFSEYGPRVMVVVTESKAYWDSSVRADVENCMNALESSSYVNKNLSVSWLRTYQDVAKRMSFNIDDRRLFIDNLATLFGINPDFKWDVYVIATEIIASRFFIQTVNVTTAVDERSLLNELRGLAKDCKVPLMVYHPAFIYFDQYLVIAQDTVQAIVIAAGAMLLISLLLIPNPLCSLWVTFAIASVIVGVAGFMSFWSVNLDSISMINLVICIGFSVDFSAHISYNFVASEKHKVNDKAVDALYILGYPVTQGAISTILGVIVLSMASSYIFRTFFKIMFLVILFGAVHGLIFIPVFLTFFGFCSKMPNRQLPVSAQSSSAGGVPL, from the exons aTGGCGCCTCAAAACTGCCACACGGACTGCGTGGAGAGGCCCCTGTCGCGCGCGCTGCGGGACTTAGGCGGCTTGGTGGGCGCGCACCCGTGGCCCTTCCTGCTCGTGCCCGTGGCGCTCTCGGCCGCTTTGGGCGCCGGCTTCGTGTTCCTGAGCAGCCTGGAGGACAACGACATCGAGGGCCAGTTCACGCCGCTCGGGGGCCCCGCCAAGGGCGAGCGGCGCTTCGTGCAGGCGCACTTCCTCACCGACGACGCGCGGCGCTTCTCGGCCGAGAGGCTGAGCACCGAGGGCTCCTTCGCCTCCCTCCTGGCCGTGGCCCGCGGCGGAGGCTCGCTCCTCACCCGGGAGGCCTTCGCCGAGCTGCTGGCGCTGGACCAGGCGGTGCGGGGGCTCCGCAGCCCCGACGGCGCCGCGCTCTCCTTCGCCCAGCTCTGCGCGCGGAGCAGCCCCGGCCACAACTGCAGCAGCGCCAACCCGCTGCTCAGCTTGGTGCAAGGCGACCCGGCCGGGATACAGGCGCTGCTGCCCGACCTCACTTTCCCGCTCTACGTCCCTCCGCTCACTGCCAACCCCCTTTTCCTGCCCCCCTTTCTGGGAGGCCTCGACTTGGGCCCCGGGGATGGGCCGGCGCGCCCCGTCCGGGCGGCCAAAGCGCTGCGCCTCTTCTACTACTTGCAGGAGGATGAGGCTTCTCGCAGAAACGACAGCGCGCTCTGGCTCCGGACGTTTCTGGAGCGCATCCCGGGCGTGCTGAAATCTTTGAACCTCGCAACCATCCAG GTGGCTTATTTTACTTCATTGTCCAGACAAGAAGAGTTTGAAAAAAATACTAAGGAAGTGGTCCCTTTGTTTTCCATCACGTATACCTTAACAATAACCTTCTCAATTATCTCATGCTCAAG GCTGGACTGTGTACGGACAAAAGTGTGGGTTGCAGCTTTTGGGGTGCTGTCAGCAGGCTTATCTGTCGTCAGCAGCTTTGGATTGCTGCTCTTTTGTGGGGAGCCGTTTGTTGTCACAGTTGCAAATTCGCCATTTCTTATCCTTG GGGTTGGTGTTGATGACATGTTCATCCTGGTGTCTTGCTGGCAGCAGACTAAAGTGAAGGACAGTGTCAGAGAGCGAATGGCTGACACCTATGGAAAAGCAGCTGTATCCATTACCATCACAACCCTCACAGACGTGTTAGCCTTTTACATTGGAATTGCAACTCCATTCCAGTCCGTTCAGGCATTTTGCATCTACACAGGAACAGCCTTTGTGTTCTGCTACTTATACAACCTGACATTCTTGGGGGCCATTCTTGCTTTAAATGGGAGACGAGAAGAAAGCAACAGACACTGGCTCACATTCATGAAAGTGAACAATGAGCCTCAGGACTCTCAGGGCTGCACATATAACATGTGCTGTGTAGGAGGGTCTTTTGATGAGTCCACTGGAGCAGAGACTGAACACCCCATGAATGGATTCTTTAGAAAGTATTACGGTCCCTTCCTTATGCACAGCTGGACCAAGGTGCTTGTGGTAGTCCTTTATCTCATCTACTTGGGTATTAGTATTTTTGGCTGCACTCAAGTCCAAGAAGGTATAGATCTTCGAAATCTAGCTAGTGACAATTCTTATGTCATCCAGTATTATGAATGGGAAAAGGAATATTTTTCAGAATACGGCCCAAGGGTTATGGTGGTTGTTACTGAAAGCAAAGCTTATTGGGATTCATCTGTCCGTGCAGATGTTGAAAACTGTATGAACGCACTAGAAAGCTCATCCTACGTCAACAAGAATTTATCAGTGTCCTGGTTGAGAACTTACCAAGATGTCGCTAAACGTATGTCTTTCAATATAGATGACCGTAGGCTTTTCATTGACAATTTAGCCACCCTTTTTGGGATTAATCCAGACTTCAAGTGGGATGTTTATGTTATTGCTACAGAAATAATAGCATCACGTTTTTTCATACAGACAGTCAATGTTACTACTGCAGTGGATGAGAGGAGTCTTTTAAATGAGCTGAGAGGTCTTGCTAAGGACTGCAAGGTACCGTTAATGGTTTATCATCCAGCTTTTATATACTTTGATCAATATCTTGTGATCGCTCAGGACACGGTTCAAGCTATTGTGATTGCTGCTGGAGCCATGCTACTCATTTCCTTACTACTCATTCCCAATCCTCTTTGTTCTTTGTGGGTAACCTTTGCTATTGCCTCTGTTATTGTCGGTGTAGCTGGTTTCATGTCCTTCTGGAGTGTGAATCTTGATTCCATATCCATGATCAACCTTGTAATTTGCATAGGGTTTTCAGTAGACTTCTCAGCCCATATTTCTTATAATTTTGTTGCCAGTGAGAAACACAAAGTGAATGACAAGGCTGTGGATGCTTTGTACATCCTTGGCTATCCTGTTACACAGGGAGCTATTTCCACTATCTTGGGAGTTATTGTACTCTCCATGGCATCCTCTTACATCTTCAGAACCTTTTTTAAGATCATGTTTCTGGTGATCTTGTTTGGGGCTGTTCACGGTCTCATTTTTATTCCTGTGTTCCTAACTTTCTTCGGCTTTTGTAGTAAAATGCCAAATAGACAGCTTCCAGTCAGTGCCCAGAGCTCCAGTGCTGGAGGAGTTCCTCTCTAA